In the Enterococcus rotai genome, AAATTTTAAATCACATTGATCCAGAATTGCCATTTACCTTATTAACAAACAATCTTGATATTATCAATCTTGCGGCTGCAATGAAAAACGTCCAACTTATTCTTATTGGGAATAGCTACAAAAGGAAAACACGTTCTTTTGTGGGAATTGAGGATGAAGCCGTTGTAACAAGATACAATATAAACAAGGCCTTTATGGCGGCAACTGGCGTCTCAGTCACAAGCGGTTTGACCAATTCAGATTTGATGGAATATCGGATTAAAAAAATGATCGTTCAAAGAACCAAAGATATTTACCTACTCGCAGATCGTTCAAAATTCGACCATTCTACTTTGCTCACCTACTCTCCTTTAGAAAGCATTAAAGGAATTGTCACAACAAGAGAGATACCCGAAAAGTATGTAGAGTTTTGCGATTCACATTCAGTCGAACTTTTATATAGCAACTAAACATGAAAAAGGAGGACTCAACTTGCCACTATTAAAATTCGATTTAGTCGAAGGTCTCAGCAAAGAAGAAATACAAACGATACTCGACGTCACTCATTCCGTAGTCCTAGCTTCCTTTGACGTCCCAACAGGTGATAGATATCAAATTGTTACACAACACAAACCTTTTGAAATGGTGATGGAAGATACAGGATTAGGGTTTAAAAGAGATCCTACTAAGATGATTTCACTAACCGTTATTAGCCGGGAACGAACAACCGCTCAAAAGGAAAAATTTTATCGACTACTAGCGCAACAGCTAGATGAGCTGTGCGGCATTACACCTGAAAACTTACTTATTTCTTTCGTCATCAATAATGATGCTGATTGGAGTTTTGGTTTTGGGAAAGCACAATTTTTAACAGGCGAACTCTAAAATATAAAAAGACCGAAACAAAACCAATAATCAGTTTTGTTTCGGTCTTTAGACATGAGAAAACAGCAAGCGCAAAAAGATAACGATCCTGGCTCTTTATATCTGCTCTTCTCTCTTGATGATCTGATTGAGCTTCCAAAAATTTCTTAACTGACTACCAGTCAAAACAACCATTATCACACCATAGATTGATAACAAAGCAAGCAGAACATTGCTTCTCCCCTCCCCTCTATTCAGCAATATAGGAACTATATAAAACAACGGGAACAACGCAATGAAAGAAATCATCCCTTGAAACCTTACAACTTTTTTCGCCATTTCAGCGCGCGTTGGAGCATCATTAAAAATCACATTTTCTTCTGGTATTTCAGATTTTTTCTTCCTAAAATAATACCAGTTGCCCAATTTATAAAAGTGCTCCCAGCCACAATCTTCAAAGAGTTGTAGATACTCTTCAAGATCTTTTTCTTGTTGTTTGAAATCTAGTTGATATGCATAATCATCTGGTTCACACTCTTCAAAAATATAGGTACTAAATCCTAACTTCAAATTTACCATTCTCCAGCCTTTTTTATGTTGCACTTGTAAAAATTTTTCTTCCTCTAAATAATCAGCCAACTCAAACCTTTTCCTTATTTTTTTAGTTTTCATCTAGTCTCTCCCCAATACTATTTTTATACAACCTTTTAATTCTATTGATTTCATGATTGAGTACTTCTTCCCCCAACGATGTAATCAAATAACTTTTTCGCCTATCTTCTTCTTTCACCACTTGAATCAAACCGTCTTTTTCCATCTTACCAAGGCTTCCATACATTGTTCCTGCACTAATAATAATTTCTTGATTCGTTAACTCTTTTACATATTGGATGATGTTATAACCATGACGTTCTTCTTTAAGAGCAAATAAAATATAGAAACCCGTTTCGGTCATTGGTATGTAAATTCTTTTCAGTTTATCTTCCATTAGCAGCTCATCCCTCTCAATTATATATCGAGGTTCGATATATCGTATTACTATATTATATCGAACCTCGATATATGTCAATATATTTTTCAAAAAAAACAATCTACCTTTGAATCTCATTTTATGTATAAACTATCCGAAACAAAAAAAAAGCCGAAGGGAAATCCCTTCGACTTACGTCCGAGTACGCCGATGTTTTAAGTCGGTTTTGTTACTTTATATTAATCTGCAATTATTTAGTAATTTCAGAAACAACGCCTGAACCAACAGTACGTCCGCCTTCACGAATAGAGAAACGAGTTCCGTCTTCGATAGCGATTGGGTGGATTAATTCAACGTCCATTGCAACGTTATCACCAGGCATTACCATTTCAACGCCTTCTGGTAATTCAACTACACCAGTTACGTCAGTTGTACGGAAGTAGAACTGAGGACGGTAGTTTGTGAAGAATGGAGTGTGACGTCCGCCTTCTTCTTTTGATAAAACATAAACTTCAGCTTTAAATTTTGTGTGTGGAGTGATTGAAGCAGGTTTTGCCAATACTTGTCCACGTTCGATATCTTCACGTGCAACACCACGTAATAAAGCACCGATGTTATCGCCAGCTTCAGCGTAGTCTAACAATTTACGGAACATTTCAACACCAGTAACTGTTGTTTTAGCTGTATCTTCTTTAATACCAACGATTTCGATTTCGTCACCAACGCGAACTTCTCCACGTTCAACACGGCCAGTAGCAACTGTACCACGTCCAGTGATTGAGAATACGTCTTCGACTGGCATCATGAATGGTTTGTCAGTATCACGAGTTGGAGTTGGGATATACTCATCAACTGCAGCCATTAATTCCATGATTTTTTCTTCGTATGAAGCGTCGCCTTCTAATGCTTTCAAAGCAGAACCAGCGATAACAGGAGTGTCGTCACCTGGGAAGTCATATTCAGATAATAAATCACGAACTTCCATTTCTACTAATTCTAATAATTCTTCGTCATCTACCATATCCATTTTGTTTAAGAAAACAACGATGTATGGTACACCAACGTTACGTGATAACAAGATGTGCTCACGAGTTTGAGGCATAGGACCATCAGCAGCAGATACTACTAAGATAGCTCCATCCATTTGTGCAGCACCAGTGATCATGTTTTTAACGTAATCCGCGTGTCCTGGGCAATCCACGTGTGCGTAGTGACGAGCATCAGTTTCATACTCGATGTGAGAAGTGTTGATCGTGATACCACGTTCTTTTTCTTCTGGAGCGTTATCGATATCAGCATAGTTTTGAGCTTCACCGCCACCGTGTTTAGCTAACACAGTTGCGATTGCAGCAGTTAATGTAGTTTTACCATGGTCAACGTGTCCAATAGTACCAATGTTTACATGGGGTTTAGAACGGTCAAATTTTTCTTTAGCCATTTTAAATGTTCCTCCTAAAATATATGAATTTTATTTTATTTGATAGATAGTTTTACAGCTACCTGATCATCTTTAATTAGTTTAACCGAAATCCACAGAAAATCCTAGTCATAAATAAGCTTGCGCAAATTTCTTAACTATTATGCGTTGTTTCCGCCATTTTTCTTGATAATTTCTTCTTGTACAGATTTTGGTACATCTTCATAGTGGTCAAAGACCATCATAAACGTACCGCGACCTTGTGTTGCTGAACGTAATGTTGTAGCGTAGCCGAACATTTCAGCTAGAGGCACCATCGCGTTAACGATTTGTGAGTTACCGTGTGCTTCCATACCTTCAACACGTCCACGACGACTTGTAACGTGTCCCATGATATCACCTAAGTAATCTTCTGGTACAGTGATCGTTACTTTCATCATTGGTTCTAAGATAACTGGATTAGCTTTCTTAGCAGCCGCACGTAGTGCCATAGAAGCAGCTACACGGAAGGCTGTTTCATTTGAATCGACATCATGGTATGAACCATCGTAAAGTTTTGCTTTAATATCCACTAATGGATATCCAGCAAGAACACCGTTGTTCATAGATTCTGCCAAGCCTTTTTCAACCGCTGGGATGTATTCACGAGGAACCACACCACCGACGATGGCATTTTCAAATTCAAAACCTTTTCCTTCTTCGTTTGGTGTAAATTCAACCCAGACATGTCCGTATTGACCTTTACCACCAGACTGACGTACAAACTTACCTTCTGCCTGAGTTAAAGGCGCACGGAAAGTTTCACGGTATGATACTTGTGGAGCACCAACGTTTGCTTCAACCTTGAACTCACGTCTCATACGGTCTACTAATACGTCTAAGTGCAATTCACCCATACCAGAGATAACTGTTTCACCAGTTTCAACGTTTGTTTCAACGCGGAATGATGGATCTTCTTCTGCAAGTTTTTGCAAAGCAATCCCCATTTTATCTTGGTCGGCTTTTGATTTAGGTTCAACAGCTACTTGGATAACCGGTTCTGGGAACTCGATTGATTCAAGAATAACTGGCGCATCCATCGCACATAAAGTATCACCAGTTGTTGTATCTTTCAATCCAACAGCCGCTGCGATATCGCCTGAGAAGACTTTATCGATTTCTTTACGAGTATTTGCATGCATTTGTAGAATACGACCGATACGTTCTTTTTTGTCTTTAGAAGCGTTCAATACGTATGAACCACTTTCAAGGACACCAGAATAAACTCGGAAGAATGTTAGACGACCTACGAATGGGTCAGTCATAACTTTAAATGCTAATGAAGCAAAAGGAGCTTCGTCATCTGCAGGACGAGTTGTTTCTTCGTCTGTTTTAACGTCGATACCTTTGATTGCATCAATATCAAGTGGTGATGGTAAGTAATCAAGTACTGCATCAAGCATTATTTGAACACCTTTATTTTTAAAGGCAGACCCACACATTACTGGGAAGAATTCAACGTTGATCGTTGCTTGGCGGATACCCGCTTTTAATTCTTCGATAGTAATTTCTTCACCGTCAAGATATTTCATCATTAGGTCTTCATCAGTTTCAGCTACTGCTTCAACTAATTTTTCACGCCACTCAACTGCTTGATCCATGTATTCTTCTGGAATTTCAGTTTCTTGAATGTCTGTACCTAAGTCATTTGTATAAATTTCAGCTTTCATCGTAATTAAATCGATGATCCCTGTAAAGTTATCTTCTGAACCAATTGGTAATTGGATTGGATGAGCATTCGCTTGTAAACGATCATGTAATGAGTTTACAGAGTATAAGAAATCCGCACCGATTTTATCCATTTTATTACAGAAAACAATACGTGGAACTTTATAATCAGTTGCTTGACGCCAAACTGTTTCAGTTTGAGGTTCCACACCTGATTGTGAATCAAGAACGGTTACAGCACCATCCAATACACGTAGTGAACGTTGAACTTCAATAGTGAAATCCACGTGTCCTGGTGTATCGATAATGTTTACACGGTAACCTTTCCACTCAGCAGTTGTTGCAGCTGATGTGATGGTAATACCACGTTCTTGTTCTTGTTCCATCCAGTCCATTTGTGATGCACCTTCGTGCGTTTCACCAATTTTATGGATTTTACCAGTGTAGTATAAAATACGCTCTGTTGTTGTTGTTTTACCCGCATCAACGTGAGCCATAATACCGATATTACGAGTGTTTTCTAACGAAAATTCTCTTGCCATTCTAGGGTGTTCTCCTCTCTTTATTTAAATCGATTGTAAAGTGACTGTCTGTCGTAAAGTTAACTTACATACAGAGAGGATTTTACCAACGATAATGTGCAAACGCACGGTTAGCGTCAGCCATTTTGTGAGTGTCTTCACGTTTTTTAACTGAAGCGCCAGTGTTATTGGCTGCATCCATGATTTCTTTCGCTAGACGTTGTTCCATTGTATGTTCACCGCGTAGGCGAGCATAGTTAACAACCCAACGCAAGCCTAAAGTTGTACGACGTTCTGGACGAACTTCAACTGGTACTTGGTAGTTAGAACCCCCAACACGGCGAGCTTTTACTTCTAAGACAGGCATAACGTTTTTCATTGCTTGTTCGAAAACTTCCAATGGATCGTTACCTGTAGATTCTTTGATGATATCAAATGAATTATAGATAATATTAGCAGCAATCCCGCGTTTTCCATCAACCATTACACGGTTAATCAAGCGAGTTACTAATTTTGAGTTATAAATTGGATCTGGTAAAACATCGCGTTTTGTAACAGGACCTTTACGTGGCATCCGTAACTCCTCCTTCCGAAAATTCTTTATTGTATAATACCTTAGTGATTGTCAAATTATTTAGCTGCTTTAGGCATTTTAGTACCATATTTAGAGCGGCTTTGTTTACGATCTGTAACACCGGCTGTATCAAGCGCACCACGTACGATATGATAACGTACCCCTGGTAAATCTTTTACACGTCCACCGCGTAATAGTACCACGCTATGTTCTTGTAAGTTATGACCAATACCTGGGATATAAGCTGTTACTTCGATTAAGTTAGACAAACGAACACGGGCATATTTACGTAAAGCCGAGTTAGGTTTTTTAGGTGTCATTGTTCCCACACGAGTACAAACCCCACGCTTTTGTGGTGAGTTTACGTTTGTTTGGGCTTTCTTAAAACTATTATATCCTTTGTTCAACGCTGGTGAATTAGATTTCTCCACCTTTGATTTACGAGGTTTACGTACTAATTGATTAATTGTAGGCATTCCTTGTTTCCTCCTTCCTCATTTCGCATCTAGTTCCACACATCCAGGTGGTTCTTTTTTAGCGATAAAAAATAATGCAATCTCTGCACTCATTATCAAATATGCTTCGATAGACAGTCAGCACGTCTCTAACGAGAGACCTGTAGATAAAGCACCTTTGCTAGGATAGCACGATAATATGGGTCTGTCAACCACTTGTCAGCTTTTTTCTAGTAAAATGAGTATTTTTTTTACTTCTTTATTTAAGTTGGCACTTATATAGAAGAAAATCGGTAATTCCATAAATCATTCTATCTTTTTTTTTCGTTTAACGGTACAATATCTTTGATTATTTGAAAGGGGCAAACAAACGGATGAATCTTAAGCAAATGGCAGGAATCGAAGCA is a window encoding:
- a CDS encoding DeoR/GlpR family DNA-binding transcription regulator, which encodes MKLQRIQQIENYIQQQGSISLDELCRVFNVSKNTIRRDINELEKRGTLKKVYGGVVYVENSLVSFENRTIHNQKEKEQIGKRAAALIDEDDLIYIDSGTTTSQILNHIDPELPFTLLTNNLDIINLAAAMKNVQLILIGNSYKRKTRSFVGIEDEAVVTRYNINKAFMAATGVSVTSGLTNSDLMEYRIKKMIVQRTKDIYLLADRSKFDHSTLLTYSPLESIKGIVTTREIPEKYVEFCDSHSVELLYSN
- a CDS encoding tautomerase family protein, yielding MPLLKFDLVEGLSKEEIQTILDVTHSVVLASFDVPTGDRYQIVTQHKPFEMVMEDTGLGFKRDPTKMISLTVISRERTTAQKEKFYRLLAQQLDELCGITPENLLISFVINNDADWSFGFGKAQFLTGEL
- a CDS encoding DUF2812 domain-containing protein, coding for MKTKKIRKRFELADYLEEEKFLQVQHKKGWRMVNLKLGFSTYIFEECEPDDYAYQLDFKQQEKDLEEYLQLFEDCGWEHFYKLGNWYYFRKKKSEIPEENVIFNDAPTRAEMAKKVVRFQGMISFIALFPLFYIVPILLNRGEGRSNVLLALLSIYGVIMVVLTGSQLRNFWKLNQIIKREEQI
- a CDS encoding PadR family transcriptional regulator; amino-acid sequence: MEDKLKRIYIPMTETGFYILFALKEERHGYNIIQYVKELTNQEIIISAGTMYGSLGKMEKDGLIQVVKEEDRRKSYLITSLGEEVLNHEINRIKRLYKNSIGERLDEN
- the tuf gene encoding elongation factor Tu gives rise to the protein MAKEKFDRSKPHVNIGTIGHVDHGKTTLTAAIATVLAKHGGGEAQNYADIDNAPEEKERGITINTSHIEYETDARHYAHVDCPGHADYVKNMITGAAQMDGAILVVSAADGPMPQTREHILLSRNVGVPYIVVFLNKMDMVDDEELLELVEMEVRDLLSEYDFPGDDTPVIAGSALKALEGDASYEEKIMELMAAVDEYIPTPTRDTDKPFMMPVEDVFSITGRGTVATGRVERGEVRVGDEIEIVGIKEDTAKTTVTGVEMFRKLLDYAEAGDNIGALLRGVAREDIERGQVLAKPASITPHTKFKAEVYVLSKEEGGRHTPFFTNYRPQFYFRTTDVTGVVELPEGVEMVMPGDNVAMDVELIHPIAIEDGTRFSIREGGRTVGSGVVSEITK
- the fusA gene encoding elongation factor G gives rise to the protein MAREFSLENTRNIGIMAHVDAGKTTTTERILYYTGKIHKIGETHEGASQMDWMEQEQERGITITSAATTAEWKGYRVNIIDTPGHVDFTIEVQRSLRVLDGAVTVLDSQSGVEPQTETVWRQATDYKVPRIVFCNKMDKIGADFLYSVNSLHDRLQANAHPIQLPIGSEDNFTGIIDLITMKAEIYTNDLGTDIQETEIPEEYMDQAVEWREKLVEAVAETDEDLMMKYLDGEEITIEELKAGIRQATINVEFFPVMCGSAFKNKGVQIMLDAVLDYLPSPLDIDAIKGIDVKTDEETTRPADDEAPFASLAFKVMTDPFVGRLTFFRVYSGVLESGSYVLNASKDKKERIGRILQMHANTRKEIDKVFSGDIAAAVGLKDTTTGDTLCAMDAPVILESIEFPEPVIQVAVEPKSKADQDKMGIALQKLAEEDPSFRVETNVETGETVISGMGELHLDVLVDRMRREFKVEANVGAPQVSYRETFRAPLTQAEGKFVRQSGGKGQYGHVWVEFTPNEEGKGFEFENAIVGGVVPREYIPAVEKGLAESMNNGVLAGYPLVDIKAKLYDGSYHDVDSNETAFRVAASMALRAAAKKANPVILEPMMKVTITVPEDYLGDIMGHVTSRRGRVEGMEAHGNSQIVNAMVPLAEMFGYATTLRSATQGRGTFMMVFDHYEDVPKSVQEEIIKKNGGNNA
- the rpsG gene encoding 30S ribosomal protein S7, whose product is MPRKGPVTKRDVLPDPIYNSKLVTRLINRVMVDGKRGIAANIIYNSFDIIKESTGNDPLEVFEQAMKNVMPVLEVKARRVGGSNYQVPVEVRPERRTTLGLRWVVNYARLRGEHTMEQRLAKEIMDAANNTGASVKKREDTHKMADANRAFAHYRW
- the rpsL gene encoding 30S ribosomal protein S12, which translates into the protein MPTINQLVRKPRKSKVEKSNSPALNKGYNSFKKAQTNVNSPQKRGVCTRVGTMTPKKPNSALRKYARVRLSNLIEVTAYIPGIGHNLQEHSVVLLRGGRVKDLPGVRYHIVRGALDTAGVTDRKQSRSKYGTKMPKAAK